The window CCTGAATTCTTAAACTTCCTGCCTCATGGTGTATCAAGCATTACTGATGCGTGGCTCAGGGCTGTCCATAAAGGGTGCAAGATAGGCACAGTGGATGTAAGCGGCTCATACTGGACAGACATAGGCACACCTTCTGCGTATGCTGCCGCGATAGTTAATGCGCTGCGGGATTCAGGAGAGACAATCTATATTCATCCCGATTCAGATGTGAGTGAAGATACAGAATTGGACGGATATGTTGTAATTGAAAAAGGGTGCAGATTGTCGGGTATTAAATTGCTTCAGAATTGCATCATACTGGGGGCGGATTTGAAATCTATCCCCATAGATTTAGACGAACCTTTTCTAATAGGTGTCGGCGGCTCGGACAGGAAATACTACAGAAGAAAAACAGGCAAACAAACAGAGATTTTTGTAAGATATACAGAGAATGACCCTGACTTTTACAGGCATATAGAATATACGAAATTTTTTAGAAGGCATAATATCCCTGTCCCTATACTCATTGATGTTGACTTTGAAAACCGGACAGCGGTCTTTGAAGACCTCGGCGACCTTTCCCTCTACAGTTGGTTCAAGTGCAAAAGAAAAGAGGAACAGATAGAGGAAATCTATAAAGGGGTTCTTGACATCCTGCTGGAACTCTATACAACCGCAGCATCTCATGCAAATGAATGTCCCATGCTTAAAGAAATGGTATTTGATTATAAGCATGCAAGATGGGAAACAGATTATTTTACGGAACAATTTGTAAAAAGTATTAAAGGTATGGATATTAAAGATGCGGCTGGATTAAAAGACGAATTTCACAAACTGGCAAAAAAGATCGACTCTTTCACAAAGACCATAATCCACAGGGATTTTCAATCCCAAAACATAATGCTCACAAAAGGCATGCCCAGACTTATAGACTATCAGGGGTCACGGCTCGGACCGCCTGCCTATGATGCAGCATCTATATTATATGACCCTTATTTTAGACTGAAAGACAAAACTAGAGAAACACTTTTGGATTACTATATTCAGCAGATGAAGAAAAAATCTGGCGAGAAGTTTAAGGAAACAGACTTCATTGAATCCCTCACAACCTGCCGTATCCAAAGGCACATGCAGGCATTAGGCGCCTACGGCTTTCTTTCAAATATAAAGGGCAAAAGATATTTTCTAAAGCACATACCCGAAGGTCTAAACTTATTGAAGGAAGACTTAATGCCTGTAAGAACAGAATACCCTGCCTTGTATGAACTGGTTATGAGGCTTTAATCCAGACTAGTGCTAAAAATTGACGCAATTTCTGTTGATGGCAATTTTCCCCTTGACAGTATTCTCAAATAGGTGTAAATTCTGTCAAAAGTATCAAAACTGTCAATAATGTAAAAAAGATGTTTAGAGAAATGGTATGTTCATATATCTAACAACAGGTAAAGTTGCAGACCATCTCCATGTTACTGTCAATACTGTAAAACGATGGATACTGGAAGGAAAACTCAGGGCAATTATAACCCCCGGCGGACATTACAGAATCAGGGAAGATGAATTCCAAAACTTTATACAAAAATATGCGCCACATTCAAACCCAAAGAAAATTCTTATAATAGATGATAACCATGCCCAATTAACACTCCTTGCGGACACCCTTTCTTCAGCAGGAAAAGACTATATAGTAGAGTCAGCCTCTGACGGGTATGAGGCACTTATAAAAATCGGTGAGTTCAAACCTGACCTGCTCCTCCTTGATATTATGATGCCAAAAATGGATGGCATTCAAGTCATAAAAAAATTAAGAGGCGGAAACACGACAAAAAATATTAAGGTTATTGTGATTACAGCATATCCTGAAAAACTTGCAAAAATCAAAAACAATATACAGGATTTCTTTACCAAACCAGTTGATATAGATATTCTTAAAAAAAGGGTGATTGAACTTCTTGGTGAAACCCTCACTATTTGGGGGGGGGGGGGGTAAGGAACTTTGGTTACAATAATGCCGCAGAGAATACTTGCAGTAGATGATATGCCTCAAATCACCATATTATTAAAGGATGCCTTGTCCATTGCAGGATATGAAGTGGATACCGCGGCAAATGGCTGCGAGGCATTAAAGATGGTTAAAGATGCTATATACGACCTTATTATTATGGATATGCGCATGCCTGAGATAGGCGGCAAGGACCTCTACAAAAATCTCATAAACCTATTCCCTGACCTCACAGGAAGGATTATCTTTTCTACAGGAGATACAGACAGTGGAGAGACTGCCCGATTTCTTAAAGATACAGGATGTCCATATCTTCTTAAGCCTTTTACCATAAAGGGATTGATAGAAACCGTAAATAGTGTGCTGAAAGGAAATCAAAATGTCCCTGCTACAAAAGATGTGGAATTTAAAGATCAAGGATAAACTCTTCCTCACCTTTGCTGGAGGGGTTGCCCTTTACCTCTTCCTTGCGTCAGCAAGTTATTATTTTATAGACAGGATAAGGGATTACGGAGACACTGTCTATAATACTCATCTGAATATTTCCCAGTCTGTTTATGAACTAAAGTCCAACCTTTATGCAGTAAGAAACAGCCTTACCACCATGCTTTTGGAAGAAGACAAAACCCAGATGTCTATTCATCATAAAAAGATAAACGAGTTTACAAAATCTATAGATTTGGACATTGCTAAACTGTTTAAACAACCTGCTATGGATAATGAGGCAAGGACTATGCTTTCAGAACTCAAAACCGTATGGGAGGCATTCAGGGATACAAGAGACAAAGAACTTATACCCCACATCCTTGCAGGCAGACATAAAGAGGCAAAGGCGATTACCTACGGCATTCAGATGCAAAGGTTTGACAGGTTTACATCCCTTGCTGAAGAGATTGTTCGGCATGAAAATCAAGTTGTTTATACAGCAAAGATACATGTAGGAGAGAGAATAAAGATATATTATTATTTTCTATTTATCATTGTAATTACAGGTGCATTAGCCGGTCTTCTTGCCACCATTCTCATATCCCGCGAGATTGGCGGCAGGCTTGCAAGTGTTCTGGGTGTAGCAAAATCAATGGCAGAAGGAGACCTTACTGGAAGGGTTACTGTTGACAGAAAAGACGAAATCGGCATACTTGCAGAGGAGTTCAATGTAATGGCTGACCACCTGCAGGCATCATACAACAGCCTTGAGCAAAAGGTCTTAGCGCGGACAAAATCTTTAAGAATTGCCAATGAGGAACTTGAAAGGAGGAGGATTGAACTTGAGTTTATGAATGAGGAGATCAGAAAGGCAAGCGAGTTAAAGAGCAGATTTCTTGCAACTGTTTCCCATGAACTCAGGACGCCCCTTAACTCAGTCATAGGGTTTACAGAACTCCTCAAAGGTCAGGCATTTGGTCCAATGAATGAAAAACAACTGGAATATACAAGGTATATAAATACCAGCGGTAAGCACCTTCTGCAGCTTATAAACAATATCCTTGATATATCCAAGATAGAGGCAGGGAAGATGGACCTCATGCTGGATGAATTTCCATTCAATGCACTTATTGATGATGTTGTAAGTATTGTAAAACCACTGGCAGATGCAAGGGGTATTACAGTGGGCATAGATATTGAGGACATAGGCAGTATAAAGGCAGACAAAGGAAAATTAAAACAGATAGTTCTAAACCTCTTGAGTAATGCCATTAAATTTAACCGTGAAAACGGGCAAATAGATATAAAGTCTTATCTTAAGGATGGGGAACTGTATACCTCTGTAAAGGATACAGGTGTTGGCATAAAAAGCGAGGATATGGACAGAATCTGGCATGAGTTTGAGCAGATTGATGGCTCTATGACAAGGCAGTTTGAAGGCACGGGGCTTGGACTTGCTGTAACAAAAAAACTTGTAGAACTCCATAAAGGAAGGATATGGGTAACAAGTGAATATGGCAAGGGAACAATATTTACCTTTGTTATACCTGCTGCTGAAAAAACAATCTCTGTCCCTGTATCAGAGGCCGGTCCTGTTGAGGCCAGTGTATTGACAGATGAACTCCCTACCATACTGGTGGTTGAGGATAACCATGAACTTAGAAAACTCATAACCGCGCATCTGAACGAGGCAGGTTATAATGTGGTTGGCGCAGCAGATGGAGATGAGGCATTAAGGATGGCAAAGACATTAAAGCCATTTGCCATAACACTTGACATCATGCTGCCTGTAAAAGACGGCTGGGAGGTTATAAAGGAAATCAAAGGCAGTGCTGATACAAGGGATATACCTGTAATCATTGTCTCTGCCCTTGAAGACATGAAAAAGGGTTTTAGTTTTGGCGCCTGCGATTACCTTACAAAACCTGTAGAAAAAGGAACTTTAATCGGGGCGCTTAGAAAACTTAATTTCACTACAAGGGTTAAAAGGGGGTCATACACTATCCTTGTTGTGGACGATGACCCAAAGGCAGTAGAACTCATGACAGGGATACTGACCACCGAGGGCTTTGGTGTGCTCAAGGCATTTGGCGGTGAAGAGGGCATTAAATTTGCAGTGGAAAGAGAGCCCGACCTTATAATACTTGATTTGATGATGCCGGACATAAGCGGATTTGAGGTATTGGAAAATTTGAGAACCCATTCTTATACAAAGGATATACCTGTTATAATCTATACTGCAAAGGACTTAACCCGTGAAGACAGGATTAAACTTGACAATGATGTCTCCAAGATAATAACAAAGGAGTTCTCTATAGAATATATACTAAATGAGGTAAGAAAGGTTGAGATGCTCTACCCTGCAAGGGCAAAGATGGTTGACCCCCTTACCAATACCTTTAACAGACGGTATTTCAAAAGGAGGCTCGCACATGAAATCGCAAGGGGTGAAAGATATGGACATACATTCTCTATTGCCATGATGTCCATTGATAACCTTGCTCAATACGAAAAAAGGTTTGGCCCTGTAATGGCAGATGATGCAGTAAAAAAACTTGCAAACTCTATCAGAGAATGTGTCAGGAGATCAGACTGTCTTATAAGGTATAATGACATTATATTTCTTCTCCTCCTGCCGCAGACCTCTATATCAGCGGCAAATATTGTTGGTGAAAAGGTAAGATTTATGATAGAAAGATGCCGTGCAGCGGATAATATAAAATTTACTACAAGTATCGGTTTGGTTGCATTTCCTAAGGATGGAAGAGAAGAAAAAGAATTGATAGACAGCGCTATCGCAAAGATGGAAGAGGCAGTTAAAGGGGGCGGCAATCGGATCGCTAGAGGAGAAGATTATTAATAATGTCAAAGATACTTATTGTAGAAGATAATTTAATGAACATGGTCTTGGTAAAGGATATCCTTACCATTAACGGCTTTACTGTCCTAGAGGCAGCTACAGGCAATGAGGCAATAGAAAAGGCAGGGTCAGAGAACCCTGACCTGATACTTATGGATATAAACCTTCCAGAGATGGACGGCATAACTGCCATGAGAGAGATAAAGGCAAATATTAAAACCAGTAAGATACCTGTTCTGGCGCTAACAGCCTCTGTCATGATAGAGGACAGGGAAAGGATAATGTCTGCCGGGTTTGACGGCTTTATACCAAAACCTGTTGATATAGAAGAGTTGATAATGCTTGTAAAAAAATATCTGTCCAGATGAATAACAACGGCTCTATCTATATTATAGGCATTGGTTCTGGTAGTATTGAACATCTAACCTTCAAGGCTAAAGAAACCATTTTAGCCTGCGATGTTATTGTAGGCTATAAGACATATATTGACCTAATCTCTGATGTAATAAAGGGAAAAGAGATATTCTCTACAGGCATGACTCATGAAAAGGAGAGATGCCAAAAGGCTATTGAATTTGCAGTAAGCGGCAAAAAAGTTGCAGTTATTTCAAGCGGGGATGCAGGCATTTATGGGATGGCAGGGCTGGTTCTTGAACTTAAGTCCCACATCCCACACCCCGCATCACACATCCCAGTTTCTATCATTCCCGGTGTCCCTGCATTTTGCGCTGCAGGGGCATTACTCGGCGCACCCCTTATGAATGACTTTGCCTCTATTTCCATTAGCGATATACTTACACCATGGGATACTATCAAAAAGAGGGTTGGGGCTGCTGCCAGGGGAGACTTTGTAATTGTCCTATACAACCCAAAAAGCAAAAAAAGGGTGTCTCAACTTGATGAGGCAATAAATATCATATCAAACTTTAGAAAGGATGAAACCCCTGTTGGTATTGTCAGAGATGCAACAAGAAAAGACGAGGAGATCAGGATAACCACATTAAAAGATACTTCACTGCATTATGATTTCATAGATATGACGACAATCCTCATTATAGGAAACTCTACAACATTTTTATCAGATGGCAGAATGATAACACCGAGGGGATATGCTATTCAGCCCAGTAGTAAGGGTCCCACTTGTTAGAAAGGAATCTTGACATTGCCTCAAACCTTTCATCAAAGGAATGAAGTGAATCTTTTTTTACCATCTTTGCAAGGAGTTTGACAGAGGCAAATGGATTGAAGCCTGCCTTTTCTGCATAAAGCATTCCGCTGATATCAGCCTGTATCTCGTGTCTTACCTGTTCAGGCAGGTTATGTCCGCCTATAATCTGAAATATTGTTTCCTGATTATTGCCGTGTATTGTATGGGCAATTTCATGACCTATTAAAAACGCAAGTTCATCATTTGTCTTTACAATATCCAGAATACCTTTTGTCAGGACAACAGTCCCATCGGGATATACATACGCCTCAGGGGTCTTGTCATCTATAATAATAACCTTTATATCAAATCCAACGATTTTGGAAAGTTGTTTGGCAACTACATTTGCCCTTTCTTTACTGCTTGCAAGGGCATGGTTTGCAGCATTAGAACCTGCAAAACTATTTCCTTCGCAAACAAAAACTATTGCTAATATAATTAAAAATATGGTTAATCTTAATCTCGTCATACAAACCCCTGCCTTTTATATCGGCAGATTTTTATAACTTCTTAAATAGATTATCATGAATACACGAAGAAAGCAATACCCAAAGGCGCTAATGATACAGGGCACATCCTCTCATGTGGGCAAGAGTATCCTTACCGCAGCCATCTTAAGGATTATGCGAAGTGATGGAATAAAGGCTGCACCTTTTAAGGCACAGAATATGGCTTTAAATTCATTTGTTACAAAGGATGGCGGAGAAATCGGCAGGGCACAAGTCTTACAGGCAGAGGCAGCAGGGATACTGCCAACTGTTGATATGAACCCAATCCTTTTGAAACCCACATCAGACATGAAGGCACAGGTGATTATACATGGAAAGGTTTACAGAAACATGGGCGCTAAAGAATATCACAAATTCAAGAAAGAGGCTGTAAGGTATGTTATGGAAAGTTACAGGAAATTGGCGGATAAATATGATGTTATTGTCATTGAGGGCGCAGGGTCTCCTGCTGAAATAAACCTAAAGGAAAATGATATTGCAAACATGGGGCTTGCAAAGATGATTGATGCGCCTGTAATTATCGTTGGCGATATAGACAGGGGCGGTGTATTCGCCTCTATTGTTGGGACAATGGCACTCTTAAACCCTTCTGAAAGAAAGAGGGTTAAAGGGTTTATCATAAACAAATTCAGGGGGGCAATAGGACTGCTTAAACCAGGGCTGGATTTTTTGGAAAAGAGAACACGACTCCCTGTTCTTGGTGTTGTTCCGTATATAAATGATATTGCGCTGCCTGATGAGGATGGAGTGGCATTAGAAAGGAGTCAGGAGTCAGGAGTCAGGAGTCAGGAGAAAATAAAAATTGCCGTAATTAAACTCCCCCGTATTTCCAATTTCACAGACCTTGATGCGTTCAGGTTTGAACCTGATGTTGATGTAAGATATATCACAAACTCTGAAGAATTGAATAATGCAGACCTTGTTATAATCCCTGGCAGCAAGAATACCATTGAAGACCTGAAGTGGCTGTGGGATAGGGGCATTGCGGGAAGGGTAAATAAGTTTGCGGAAAATGGCGGCAGAGTCATTGGCATCTGCGGTGGTTTTCAGATGCTTGGTAAATATGTAAAAGACACTTATGGCGCTGAATCAAATATAAAGGAAATGAAAGGACTTGGACTCATTGATGCAGAAACAATCATTGAAAGGGAAAAAAACACCTATCAGGTAGAGGCAAAGATACAGTCAGGAGTCAGGAGTCAGGGGTTAAGAGTTAAGGGTTATGAGATACACATGGGAGAGACCACAGGCAATGTTCAGCCATTTTCAATAATAACAAATAGAAATGGCAGCACAGTGAAAATACAAGATGGCGCTGTATCCAGTAATGGCAGGGTTTTTGGCACATATATCCACGGTGTATTTGATAATGATGAATTCAGGGCTGATTTTTTAAATGAGATAAGAAATGAAAGGGGATTCATCATGCAAAAATTTGTCTTATTTGATAAGAAAAAAAGAGAAAACATAGATAAACTTGCAGAAGCGGTTAAAAACAGTCTTGATATGAAAAAACTATATGCTGTTATTGGGCTGAACAGAAGATAAAAAGAAATTATTTAACGGTTTATTTTGACAACAACCACCTGATTTGCTATCCTTCTGCTAAATGTATGACCTTATAATCATAGGCGGCGGGCCTGCTGGTTTAACTGCTGGGATTTATGCAAAGAGGGCTAAATTAAATACTGTCCTTGTAGAAAAGGGTGCTGTAGGCGGACAAATCGCTGTTACAGATGTAATTGAAAATTATCCCGGGTTTCCATCCATAAGCGGCTGGGCGCTCATGGAAAGGTTTGAACAACATGCAAGGGGCTTTGGACTTGAGGTTAAACAAACGGAGGTTTTAAGTATTAAAGATAAAGGGGCTTGTAAAATTCTGAAGACTTCAGAATATGATATGGAAACAAAGGCAGTTATCATTGCAACAGGTGCAAAACCAAGATACATGGGTGTACCGGGTGAAAAGGAGTTTATCGGCAAGGGGGTTTCATACTGTGCTACTTGCGATGGTCCGTTTTTTAAGGGGCAAGATGTTCTGGTTATCGGAGGAGGAGATACTGCTGTAAAAGAGGCAGTCTATCTTTCAAAAATCGCAAAAAAGGTCTATATTGCCCACAGGAGAGACCAACTAAGGGCAGAAAAGATTATTCAGGAAAAGGCGATTTCAACACCAAATATAGAAGTCTTGTGGAGTCATATTATTCAGGAGATTAAAGGTGGTTCCGGGGTTGAAAAGGTTGTGGTAAAAAATCTTAAAGATAACAGCATAAAGGAGATAGACGTTCAGGGTGTCTTTGTGTTTATCGGTCTAAATCCAAATACAGATTTTGTATCTGTAGAAAAAGATAATAACGGCTATATCATAACAAACGAGAATATGGAAACTTCTGTAAAAGGCATCTTTGCAGCAGGTGACTGCAGGGTAACACCGTTAAGACAGGTGTCAACAGCAGTTGGTGATGGGGCAATATCCGCATTTATAGCAGAAAGGTATATAGAAGAAAACTGAAGCGTCAGAAGATATTTGTCTGATTAATCTGTCAAATCCTTTATGCATCACTCCAATTTTGTCCATCTGCATATCCATACACAATACAGCCTTCTGGATGGCGCTATCAGGCTGGATGACCTCTTTGCAAAGGCAAAACAGTATAGGATGCCTGCCCTTGCGATGACAGACCACGGCAATATCTTTGGTGCTGTAGAGTTCTATATAAAGGCACAAAAGGCAGGAATAAAACCTATAATCGGCTGTGAGGTTTATGTTGCCACTAATTCAAGACTTGATAAGTCTGCCTCAAACTCTGGAAATGGCGGAAAGGATGCCTCCTATCACTTAATCCTCTTGATTAAAAATGCCGTAGGCTACAAAAACCTGTGTAAAATGCTCACACTGGCACACCTTGAAGGTTTTTATTATAGACCGCGCATAGACAAGGAATTACTAAAAATACACAATGAGGGGCTAATTGCCCTATCCTCTTGTCTGCACGGCGAGATACCATACCTTATAGGCATTGGTAATATTGACAAGGCAATTAAAGTATCTCAGGAGTTCAAAGAGATATTCGCAAACAACAGATTTTATCTTGAACTTCAGAACAATAAGATTCTCAAGCAGGATGATGTAAATAAAGGCATCCTTGAAATAAGTGGTAAACTTAATATCCCTGTAGTTGCAACAAACGACTGCCATTACCTCAAAAAAGAGGACGCCTATGCACACGAAATACTCCTCTGCATTCAGACAGGCAAGACAATAAACTCCAAAGACAGAATGAGATTTAATACAGATGACCTATACTTTAAATCCCCTGAAGAGATGATAGATTCATTTAAAGACATCCCTGATGCAATAAAAAACACCGTAGAGATTGCTGAGCGGTGCAATCTTGAACTTAAACTAGGGGAGCATCATCTCCCCCATTTCCCTGTGCCTGAAGGCGATACACTTGATAGTTTTGCGGAAAAGGAGGCATGGAAAGGGCTTGAGCAAAGACTTAAGGTAATGGCAGGCAGCGGAGAAGATGTGGAGTCCAGAAAATGGGAGTATTACGAAAGGCTGGAGAAAGAACTGAAGACAATAAAAGGCATGGGGTTTGCAGGTTATTTTTTGATTGTTGCTGATTTTATAAACTATGCAAGGCAAAGACATATCCCGGTTGGACCTGGCAGGGGTTCATCTGCCGGGAGTCTTGCTGCATACTGCCTTAAGATTACAAACCTTGACCCGATAAAGAACAATCTCCTCTTTGAAAGGTTTCTGAACCCTGACAGGATTAGTTTGCCTGATATAGATGTGGATTTGTGTTATGAGGGAAGGGATGAGGTCATACAGTATGTAACAAGAAAATACGGACAGGAGAATGTCTCACAAATCATAACATTCGGACAGATGAAGGCAAAGGCAGTCATCAGGGATGTTGGAAGGGCAATGGATATACCATACAATGAGGCAGATAAAATCGCAAAACTTATTCCAAATGTTTTAGACATTACCCTGGATGAATCTATTAAACAAGAGCCGAGATTAAAAGAACTCATAACAAAGGATAAACAGGTCAGAGAACTTTTTGAAATCGCAAATGTGCTTGAAGGACTCCCCCGTCATGCCTCAACCCATGCAGCAGGCATTGTCATAGCAAACAGACCGATTATTGAATACATGCCTTTATACAAGAGTCAGAAGGAAGAGGTTATTACAACCCAGTTTGACATGGACGGCGTCACAAAGATGGGGCTTGTAAAATTTGACCTTCTAGGTTTAAAGACACTGACCGTTATAGATAGGACAATAAAACTGGTAAAGAAGAACAAGGGGATTGATATTGATATGGACAGCCTCCCCATGAACGACTTGGCATCATACAAACTCATTGCATCAGGCAGGACAGACGGTATATTTCAGATGGAAGGTTCAGGGATAAAGGATGTGCTTGTTAAATTCAAACCCGAAACATTTGAAGATATTACAGCAGTTATTGCCATTTATAGACCAGGCCCTTTACAGAGTGGTATGGTGGATGATTTTATCAAAAGAAAACACGGTAAGATTTCTATCCGCTATGAGCATCCACTTTTAAAAGATGCCCTTGAAAATACCTACGGTGTCATGGTCTATCAGGAACAGGTAATGCAGATTGCAAAGACCCTAGCCGGTTTTAGCCCTGGTGATGCAGATGTCTTAAGAAAGGCAATGGGCAAGAAACTCCCTGAAGATATGGTTCTTCAAAGGGAGAAATTTATTGAAGGTGCAAAAAAGAATAAGATACCTCAAAAGACAGCAGAAAAGATATTTGATTTGATGGCGAACTTTGCAGGTTACGGCTTTAATAAATCCCACAGCGCTGTCTATGCCCTTATTGCCTACCAGACCGCATATCTGAAGGCACATTGGCCTACCGAGTTTATGGCGGCGCTTCTGACATCTGATATGGGAAATACTGAGAAGGTTATTAAATATATTGCGCAGTGCAAAACCATGGGCATAGAAATCCTGCCCCCTGATATAAATGAAAGTTCAATGGATTTTACTGTTACAAATAAAGGCATACGGTTTGGTCTTGCTGCTGTTAAAAATGTCGGATCCGCTGCAATAGAGGTAATTATAAATACAAGGGAAAAGGATGGAAGATTCGCATCCATCTTTGATTTCTTAAACAGGGTTGATATGAGAAAGGTCAACAAGAGGGTTATTGAAAGCCTTGTAAAATGTGGTGCATTTGATTTTAGCAGTGCAAAGAGGTCTGTCCTAATAAAAAACATTGACACTATCATGGGCACATCACAGACCATGCAGGCAGATAGGCAGAGCGGTCAGGTAAGTATGTTTGCATTCAGCCACGAGCCCTCTGTCATGAGCCTTCCTGAAGGCGAAGAGTGGCATGAAAATGAACTCCTTGCCCATGAAAAAGAGGCAGTTGGTTTTTATATAACAGGACACCCCCTTGCAAGATTTGATGAAGAAATCAGGTTATATACAAATGCAGACACAGAGACCGTTACAGGGAAAGGGGATGGTGATGGTGTAAGGATGGGTGGTGTTGTAATATCAAAGAATGAGAAGATAACCAAGAAAGGCGACAGGATGGCATTTGTTGTCCTAGAGGACTTAAAGGGCTTTATAGAGGTTACAGTATTTGCCGATTTATATAAAAAGGCAAATCCATATTTTGCAAGTGATATTCCAATACTTGTAAAAGGCAGGATTGATAGGACAGAGGAAAAGGTCAAACTTGTAGCAGAGGAGATTTACCCGATTGAGGAGGCAAGGATAAGACTAACAAAGGCAGTTCATCTTGTAATTAAAACACTTGGTATAGATAATAGTCAGATGGCTGATTTAAAGGCGCTCATTAAAAGATATTCAGGTAACTGTCCTGTATTCTGCCACTTTAAGTATCCTGACAGCAGGGAGACTGTCCTTGCACTTCCTGATGATTTAAAGGTTGCACCGACAAAGGAGATGATGAAAGATATAAGAAACCTTGTGGGTGAAGATGGGATGTATTTGAATTAGTCTGTATATATTTTTAGGGTGAGAAGATATGCATGGAGACATCTCCATT is drawn from Deltaproteobacteria bacterium and contains these coding sequences:
- the cobJ gene encoding precorrin-3B C(17)-methyltransferase; translated protein: MNNNGSIYIIGIGSGSIEHLTFKAKETILACDVIVGYKTYIDLISDVIKGKEIFSTGMTHEKERCQKAIEFAVSGKKVAVISSGDAGIYGMAGLVLELKSHIPHPASHIPVSIIPGVPAFCAAGALLGAPLMNDFASISISDILTPWDTIKKRVGAAARGDFVIVLYNPKSKKRVSQLDEAINIISNFRKDETPVGIVRDATRKDEEIRITTLKDTSLHYDFIDMTTILIIGNSTTFLSDGRMITPRGYAIQPSSKGPTC
- a CDS encoding response regulator, coding for MSLLQKMWNLKIKDKLFLTFAGGVALYLFLASASYYFIDRIRDYGDTVYNTHLNISQSVYELKSNLYAVRNSLTTMLLEEDKTQMSIHHKKINEFTKSIDLDIAKLFKQPAMDNEARTMLSELKTVWEAFRDTRDKELIPHILAGRHKEAKAITYGIQMQRFDRFTSLAEEIVRHENQVVYTAKIHVGERIKIYYYFLFIIVITGALAGLLATILISREIGGRLASVLGVAKSMAEGDLTGRVTVDRKDEIGILAEEFNVMADHLQASYNSLEQKVLARTKSLRIANEELERRRIELEFMNEEIRKASELKSRFLATVSHELRTPLNSVIGFTELLKGQAFGPMNEKQLEYTRYINTSGKHLLQLINNILDISKIEAGKMDLMLDEFPFNALIDDVVSIVKPLADARGITVGIDIEDIGSIKADKGKLKQIVLNLLSNAIKFNRENGQIDIKSYLKDGELYTSVKDTGVGIKSEDMDRIWHEFEQIDGSMTRQFEGTGLGLAVTKKLVELHKGRIWVTSEYGKGTIFTFVIPAAEKTISVPVSEAGPVEASVLTDELPTILVVEDNHELRKLITAHLNEAGYNVVGAADGDEALRMAKTLKPFAITLDIMLPVKDGWEVIKEIKGSADTRDIPVIIVSALEDMKKGFSFGACDYLTKPVEKGTLIGALRKLNFTTRVKRGSYTILVVDDDPKAVELMTGILTTEGFGVLKAFGGEEGIKFAVEREPDLIILDLMMPDISGFEVLENLRTHSYTKDIPVIIYTAKDLTREDRIKLDNDVSKIITKEFSIEYILNEVRKVEMLYPARAKMVDPLTNTFNRRYFKRRLAHEIARGERYGHTFSIAMMSIDNLAQYEKRFGPVMADDAVKKLANSIRECVRRSDCLIRYNDIIFLLLLPQTSISAANIVGEKVRFMIERCRAADNIKFTTSIGLVAFPKDGREEKELIDSAIAKMEEAVKGGGNRIARGEDY
- a CDS encoding response regulator, with the protein product MVTIMPQRILAVDDMPQITILLKDALSIAGYEVDTAANGCEALKMVKDAIYDLIIMDMRMPEIGGKDLYKNLINLFPDLTGRIIFSTGDTDSGETARFLKDTGCPYLLKPFTIKGLIETVNSVLKGNQNVPATKDVEFKDQG
- a CDS encoding M48 family metalloprotease — encoded protein: MTRLRLTIFLIILAIVFVCEGNSFAGSNAANHALASSKERANVVAKQLSKIVGFDIKVIIIDDKTPEAYVYPDGTVVLTKGILDIVKTNDELAFLIGHEIAHTIHGNNQETIFQIIGGHNLPEQVRHEIQADISGMLYAEKAGFNPFASVKLLAKMVKKDSLHSFDERFEAMSRFLSNKWDPYYWAE
- a CDS encoding phosphotransferase codes for the protein MLDYYAACYVIFKLIMGNDLDMVLIPSKNGSVKSPSIVTGFILSAGLGERLRPITNHIPKPLLPILGKPLLEIILEKISSISDSIGINLHHKKELISEYINNSSFKERITVFNEEPILGTGGALKNAEELLSRGTFLVHNADILSDIDLERLIEFHFSSENIATLAVHDYPKFNSLIVDEKGYLKDVVKQPHSKKLMAFTGIAVYEPEFLNFLPHGVSSITDAWLRAVHKGCKIGTVDVSGSYWTDIGTPSAYAAAIVNALRDSGETIYIHPDSDVSEDTELDGYVVIEKGCRLSGIKLLQNCIILGADLKSIPIDLDEPFLIGVGGSDRKYYRRKTGKQTEIFVRYTENDPDFYRHIEYTKFFRRHNIPVPILIDVDFENRTAVFEDLGDLSLYSWFKCKRKEEQIEEIYKGVLDILLELYTTAASHANECPMLKEMVFDYKHARWETDYFTEQFVKSIKGMDIKDAAGLKDEFHKLAKKIDSFTKTIIHRDFQSQNIMLTKGMPRLIDYQGSRLGPPAYDAASILYDPYFRLKDKTRETLLDYYIQQMKKKSGEKFKETDFIESLTTCRIQRHMQALGAYGFLSNIKGKRYFLKHIPEGLNLLKEDLMPVRTEYPALYELVMRL
- a CDS encoding response regulator gives rise to the protein MFIYLTTGKVADHLHVTVNTVKRWILEGKLRAIITPGGHYRIREDEFQNFIQKYAPHSNPKKILIIDDNHAQLTLLADTLSSAGKDYIVESASDGYEALIKIGEFKPDLLLLDIMMPKMDGIQVIKKLRGGNTTKNIKVIVITAYPEKLAKIKNNIQDFFTKPVDIDILKKRVIELLGETLTIWGGGG
- a CDS encoding response regulator, giving the protein MSKILIVEDNLMNMVLVKDILTINGFTVLEAATGNEAIEKAGSENPDLILMDINLPEMDGITAMREIKANIKTSKIPVLALTASVMIEDRERIMSAGFDGFIPKPVDIEELIMLVKKYLSR